The following are encoded together in the Syngnathus typhle isolate RoL2023-S1 ecotype Sweden linkage group LG5, RoL_Styp_1.0, whole genome shotgun sequence genome:
- the LOC133154012 gene encoding gastrula zinc finger protein XlCGF17.1-like: MWANEFVHFNEQMEQKFLCTIKEEEEPERPCSKEEAEESCDIKKEEEEDTCKMPLTGVPVKSLDEGQQEVSKGAEPPSCSSSQPMTREGDGDHCGGSQAAPPSDSDDVSSHVPAAAAAAAAAAAAAAAAAAAAAAAAAESQNKHRQCSQCGKCCANNSVLKQHMKMHAGEKPFSCSVCGQNFSQKGHLKTHTRIHTGEKPFSCSVCGKRFRQKETLERHTTVHTGEKPFSCSVFCGQKFSQKGHLKSHTRIHTGEKPFSCSVCGRKFSQKGNLKRHTISHTGEKPFSCSKK; encoded by the exons atgtgggcaAATGAATTTGTTcacttcaatgaacaaatggagcagaagtttctttgcaccataaaagaggaggaagagcctgAGCGGCCTTGTAGTaaagaggaggctgaagagtcctgtgacattaaaaaggaggaggaggaggatacctgcaaaatgccattgactggtgTTCCCGTAAAGAGTTTAGATGAGGGTCAACAggaggtgagcaaaggggcggagcctccaagctgcagctcaagtcaaccaatgaccagagaaggtgatggagaccactgtggagGATCCCAAGCAGCTCCACCATCAGATAGTGATGACGTGTCGTCGCatgttcctgctgctgctgctgctgctgctgctgctgctgctgctgctgctgctgctgctgctgctgctgctgctgctgctgctgagtctcaaaacaaacacaggcaatgTTCTCAGTGTGGGAAATGTTGTGCTAATAACAGTGTTTTGAAACAACACATGAAAATGCATGCTGGCgaaaaacctttttcctgctcagtttgtggccaaaacttCTCTCAGAAGGGACACTTGAAaactcatacaagaatccacactggcgagaaacctttttcatgctcagtttgtggcaaaagattCCGTCAGAAGGAAACCTTAGAAAGGCACACAAcagtccacactggtgagaaacctttttcatgctcagttt tttgtggccagaaatttaGTCAAAAGGGACActtaaaaagtcacacaagaatccacactggcgagaaacctttttcatgctcagtttgtggccgaaAATTCAGTCAAAAGGGAaacttaaaaaggcacacaataagccacaccggtgagaaacctttttcatgttca AAGAAGTGA
- the upb1 gene encoding beta-ureidopropionase isoform X2, giving the protein MLELPSDALEAARQGDFELKGYSFEATEEQLRLPRRIRVGLIQQHIVLPTDAPILDQVNAMHNRIGQIVEVAAKCGVNIVCFQETWTMPFAFCTREKEPWTEFAESAENGNTTRFCQKLAKKYNMVIVSPILERDEMHNTLWNTAVVISNSGNVLGKSRKNHIPRIGDFNESTYYMEGDTGHTVFQTQFGKIAINICYGRHHPLNWFMYSMNGAEIIFNPSATVGALSEPMWPIEARNAAVANHCFTCAINRVGTEHFKSEFTSGDGQKARHDFGHFYGSSYVAAPDGSRTPGLSRTRDGLLVVEMDLNLNRQISDKWSFKMTGRYPEYAEALTNAVRHDFQPQIVKE; this is encoded by the exons ATGTTGGAGCTCCCCTCGGACGCCCTGGAGGCTGCACGGCAAGGTGACTTTGAGCTGAAAGGCTATAGCTTTGAGGCAACTGAAGAACAGCTGAGGCTGCCCAGAAGGATTCGAGTGGGACTGATTCAACAGCACATTGTCCTACCCACAGATGCGCCCATCCTGGACCAG GTCAATGCTATGCACAACCGGATCGGGCAAATAGTGGAAGTAGCGGCCAAGTGCGGTGTGAACATTGTCTGCTTTCAGGAAACGTGGA CCATGCCGTTTGCTTTCTGCACCCGTGAGAAAGAACCATGGACGGAATTTGCAGAATCTGCCGAGAATGGAAATACCACACGTTTCTGCCAGAAG CTGgccaaaaaatacaacatgGTAATCGTTTCTCCAATTTTGGAGCGGGACGAGATGCACAACACTCTGTGGAACACGGCGGTGGTGATATCCAACTCTGGAAATGTGCTGGGGAAGAGCAGGAAGAATCATATCCCGAGAATTGGAGACTTTAACGAG TCGACATATTATATGGAAGGTGACACTGGCCACACAGTGTTCCAGACACAATTTGGGAAGATAGCCATTAATATCTGCTACGGGCGCCATCACCCCCTCAACTGGTTCATGTACAGTATGAATGGAGCTGAGATCATCTTTAACCCTTCTGCTACCGTTGGTGCCCTAAG CGAACCCATGTGGCCTATTGAGGCCAGGAATGCAGCCGTAGCAAACCACTGTTTTACCTGTGCAATTAATCGAGTTGGGACA GAGCATTTCAAAAGTGAATTTACATCTGGTGACGGACAAAAAG CTCGCCATGACTTTGGCCACTTCTATGGATCGAGTTATGTGGCCGCCCCTGATGGAAGCCGCACCCCGGGGCTTTCTCGAACTCgtgatggactattggtagTTGAAATGGACCTCAATCTGAACCGTCAAATTAGTGACAAATGGAGTTTCAAG aTGACTGGGCGTTACCCTGAGTATGCTGAGGCTCTTACCAATGCCGTCAGACATGACTTCCAACCACAAATAGTGAAGGAATAA
- the upb1 gene encoding beta-ureidopropionase isoform X1, protein MSAGQFESLETTLETYIPKDELKEVKRILFGKETKMLELPSDALEAARQGDFELKGYSFEATEEQLRLPRRIRVGLIQQHIVLPTDAPILDQVNAMHNRIGQIVEVAAKCGVNIVCFQETWTMPFAFCTREKEPWTEFAESAENGNTTRFCQKLAKKYNMVIVSPILERDEMHNTLWNTAVVISNSGNVLGKSRKNHIPRIGDFNESTYYMEGDTGHTVFQTQFGKIAINICYGRHHPLNWFMYSMNGAEIIFNPSATVGALSEPMWPIEARNAAVANHCFTCAINRVGTEHFKSEFTSGDGQKARHDFGHFYGSSYVAAPDGSRTPGLSRTRDGLLVVEMDLNLNRQISDKWSFKMTGRYPEYAEALTNAVRHDFQPQIVKE, encoded by the exons atgtctgcaggccaATTTGAATCGTTGGAGACCACTTTGGAGACTTACATCCCAAAAGATGAGCTGAAAGAGGTTAAACGCATCTTAtttggcaaggagaccaa GATGTTGGAGCTCCCCTCGGACGCCCTGGAGGCTGCACGGCAAGGTGACTTTGAGCTGAAAGGCTATAGCTTTGAGGCAACTGAAGAACAGCTGAGGCTGCCCAGAAGGATTCGAGTGGGACTGATTCAACAGCACATTGTCCTACCCACAGATGCGCCCATCCTGGACCAG GTCAATGCTATGCACAACCGGATCGGGCAAATAGTGGAAGTAGCGGCCAAGTGCGGTGTGAACATTGTCTGCTTTCAGGAAACGTGGA CCATGCCGTTTGCTTTCTGCACCCGTGAGAAAGAACCATGGACGGAATTTGCAGAATCTGCCGAGAATGGAAATACCACACGTTTCTGCCAGAAG CTGgccaaaaaatacaacatgGTAATCGTTTCTCCAATTTTGGAGCGGGACGAGATGCACAACACTCTGTGGAACACGGCGGTGGTGATATCCAACTCTGGAAATGTGCTGGGGAAGAGCAGGAAGAATCATATCCCGAGAATTGGAGACTTTAACGAG TCGACATATTATATGGAAGGTGACACTGGCCACACAGTGTTCCAGACACAATTTGGGAAGATAGCCATTAATATCTGCTACGGGCGCCATCACCCCCTCAACTGGTTCATGTACAGTATGAATGGAGCTGAGATCATCTTTAACCCTTCTGCTACCGTTGGTGCCCTAAG CGAACCCATGTGGCCTATTGAGGCCAGGAATGCAGCCGTAGCAAACCACTGTTTTACCTGTGCAATTAATCGAGTTGGGACA GAGCATTTCAAAAGTGAATTTACATCTGGTGACGGACAAAAAG CTCGCCATGACTTTGGCCACTTCTATGGATCGAGTTATGTGGCCGCCCCTGATGGAAGCCGCACCCCGGGGCTTTCTCGAACTCgtgatggactattggtagTTGAAATGGACCTCAATCTGAACCGTCAAATTAGTGACAAATGGAGTTTCAAG aTGACTGGGCGTTACCCTGAGTATGCTGAGGCTCTTACCAATGCCGTCAGACATGACTTCCAACCACAAATAGTGAAGGAATAA